From a single Canis aureus isolate CA01 chromosome 5, VMU_Caureus_v.1.0, whole genome shotgun sequence genomic region:
- the LOC144314274 gene encoding ral-GDS-related protein-like, giving the protein MSSSACVPGHELQSVRPPAFLGIVTPSLNIETEPPPAPEATCHWCITPEHQLHEEKPGLMDFPPKLVAEQLTSIDVDLFKKLLPQQCLGAIWSKRNEPGNEHLPCTVHATITQFNDVSNCVITTFLGNARMMARDRPWWWSTGSRWPRPVKSCGTTLP; this is encoded by the exons ATgtcttcttctgcatgtgtaccAGGTCATGAGCTGCAGTCAGTTcgaccaccagctttcctgggaaTTGTAACTCCTTCCCTAAACATAGAGACAgagccacctccagccccagaggCGACCTGCCACTGGTGCATAACTCCCGAGCACCAGCTACATGAGGAGAAGCCCGGTCTCATGGACTTCCCTCCCAAGCTGGTGGCAGAGCAATTGACATCCATAGATGTG GATCTGTTCAAGAAGCTGCTGCCCCAACAGTGCCTGGGTGCCATTTGGTCCAAGCGAAATGAACCTGGAAATGAGCACCTGCCATGCACAGTCCATGCCACCATCACCCAGTTCAACGATGTGTCCAACTGCGTCATCACCACCTTCCTTGGCAACGCACGCATGATGGCCCGGGACAGGCCATGGTGGTGGAGCACTGGATCAAGGTGGCCAAG GCCTGTCAAATCTTGCGGAACTACTCTTCCATGA
- the LOC144314275 gene encoding uncharacterized protein LOC144314275 isoform X1: MATPPSYKFIPTCSQRPSMEVVGGLMPLCLSEELEEFNSWSNSSKISWVGHYKKSQILVPGGIRGLPPNLGFQDMADLATKTVCGDTHGVPCSTAEMAREWHQVKCQGSRKSESLWQTASFMDYYKDL; encoded by the exons ATGGCAACACCCCCGTCCTACAAATTCATCCCAACTTGTTCTCAGAG ACCTTCAATGGAAGTAGTTGGTGGCCTGATGCCCCTGTGCTTGTCAGAGGAGCTGGAGGAGTTCAACTCTTGGAGCAACTCAtccaagatctcctgggtggGTCATTACAAAAAGAGCCAGATACTGGTGccaggaggcatcagaggccttcccccTAATCTGGGGTTCCAGGATATGGCAGATCTAGCAACCAaaacagtctgtggggacacaCACGGTGTTCCTTGCAGCACTgcagaaatggcaagagaatggcatcagGTCAAGTGCCAAGGGTCTCGAAAGTCTGAATCCCTGTGGCAGACGGCCTCATTTATGGACTACTACAAAGATCTATAG